The Nitrospiraceae bacterium genome segment CAGGCCGAGGATCGTGGCGAGCGCCGTCATGAGAATCGGCCGGATCCGCCGCCGCCCGGCTTCCAGCACGGCATGCGCCGCAGTCGATCCGTTGCGCACCATGCGGTTGGCGAAATCCACGAGCAGAATACTGTTCGACACCACGATGCCCATCATCATGAGCGTGCCGATCATGGATTCCACGTTGACCGACGTGTTGGTCAAGTGCAGGGTCAACACCGTGCCGATCCAGCCAAGCGGGACCGCCACCAGAATGATCAGCGGATCGATAAAGGAGCGAAACAGCGCGACCATCACCAGATAAATCAACACTACGGCCAATGGCAGGGCCAAGGCAAAGTTCTGAATCGCGCCGCGCATGTTGGCCACTTCGCCACGCAACTGCACGGTCACGTCCTTCGGGAGCTGAATGCCTGCCAATACTTGCTC includes the following:
- a CDS encoding efflux RND transporter permease subunit — its product is ASSDDRRGPPVLLRDVAQLKFKTGPDSVDHYDLSRLINVLVTPVGNDLGHVAKDIEQVLAGIQLPKDVTVQLRGEVANMRGAIQNFALALPLAVVLIYLVMVALFRSFIDPLIILVAVPLGWIGTVLTLHLTNTSVNVESMIGTLMMMGIVVSNSILLVDFANRMVRNGSTAAHAVLEAGRRRIRPILMTALATILGLLPLALGFGEGNETMVPLARAVVGGLAVSTIMTLLVVPVMHSLVLIRRERAPVSTTAPATSEDI